The genomic region CTCATTCCAACGAAGATCGAGATCGAAGACAGATTAGTTACCTTAAATTCTATCTGTAATTTCCAAAAAAGATGACTTTACCCAACTTTATTATTATCGGCGTCCAGAAAGCAGCGACAACCTCAATTTACGACTATTTGAAACAACATCCTCAAATCTATATGAGCCCAGTTAAAGAAACGAGCTTTTTAGAAAAAAATTGGGATGTAGAGGCGATCGCGCCGGACATAAAATATAAGAAAGTATTGACTTTAGAATCTTTTGAAGACCAGTTTCGCGACGTGACGACGGAAACCGCGATCGGAACGACTTCGCCAAACTGTCATTTTCTCTACGAAACCGCAGCCGATCGCATTTTAAAATATACCCCAAATGCCAAACTTATTTTAATTCTACGCAATCCTATCGATCGCGCCTATTCCGACCATTTAATGCATATTCGCGATGCGATCGACGATAAAACTTTAGACGATCGCCTCAATTCTCCCAGTTCTTTTATTATTCGTAAAGGCTTTTACGCCGAACAGTTGCAACATTACCGCGATCGCTTCCCTTCCGAACAAATTAAAGTCTTTCTTCACGACGATCTAAGAAAGAACACGATCGAATTTATGCAGGAACTGTACCGTTTTCTTGAAGTCGATCCTAATTTTATTCCAGATACGACGAAAAAAGCACAAGTGTCGCAAGTTCCCAAATCGAAAAAACTCAATCGAGTTTTGCGAAATTCAGAAACAATCGCCGCACCCATTTTACCGATCCTAAAACGACTATTTCCGTTCAAACTCCGGGAAGGACTGCGATCGCTCAAATCTAAATTACTCGCGCTCAATACAGAGAACAAAAAGCCACAACTCTCTGAAGAACATCGCCAACGACTGCGCGATCTGTACCGCGAAGATATTCTAAAATTGCAAGCATTAATCGAACGGGATTTATCCCACTGGTTATCTTAATATTTCGAGATACGATCCATTTTATGAACCATCCCCCCCAACCCCCCTTAGAAAGGGGGGAGTCTAATAAAGTCAAGTCCCCCTTTTCAAGGGGGATTTAGGGGGATCCGAGTTCTATTTCACTGTCTTGAAAAACGCTATATTTTATCCGCCATGACGATAACTTCTGCATCTCCCGCATTTCCTAGCGCGATCGCCTTCCTCGAAAGTCCCCCAGAACGGCGCTGGCAAACCCTAAAACAGCTCGGTTTAGCGCGATATGACTTTTTAATTGAAATGCCAAAAACTGAGACAAATATTGCTTGTGTAAAGCGCTTTTTTAAAGGTCGCAAACGGGTTAAATTTCCCGATCTTTCTCATACCGATCTATCCGGTTTAACCCTCGATCGCACCAACTTGATTCGCGGCAATTTAAGCGGTGCCAATTTGACCAAAACTCGATTAATTGAAGCTGATTTATTGTTTGCCAACTTTACACGAGCAAACTTAACCGATGCTAATTTATCCGGTGCAACCCTCAATGAAACCATTTGGACGGAGGCGATCGTTTTCGGCTGTCATTTTGGGGCGGGGATCGGCTTAAGTGAGACCCAACGGCAAGATCTTGTCAACAGAGGGGCTATTTTTGGCGGTAGCGAAGGGAATGATTTAGACACAAAATAAGTGAGAACAAAACCATGATTCGTCCCTTCTAAGCCAATGGGAGAGAAAATCGGAAGGTCGTTCCTTCCCCTAGCTGACTTTTAACCTGGATTTGACCGCCTTGTAACTCGACCAAACGGCGCGAAATGGCCAGACCGATTCCCGTTCCGGTACCGCGTCCGCCTTTGGCGCGCCAGAAGCGATCGAAAACGTGAGGTAAATCTTCAGGAGCAATTCCGCTTCCGGTATCGCTCACTTCGATCCATAACGATCGCCGATCGCCCCAGGCGCGCACGGTAATCGACCCAGACGCCGTATGGCGCAAGGCATTTCCCAATAAATTCACTAAAACCTGTTCGAGACGATCGCCGTCCGCCAAGACCAACGGCAATGGTGAGGGACAGTCTAACACGAGTTGCGGTCCGTTTTCGAGCAGTTGGTCGGCAAATTTTGCCACTAAATTTTCTAACAGGGGACGAACATTGAGGCGTTGAATATCGATGGGGAGATATCCAGCTTCTGCTTTAGAAAGTTCTTGTAAATCGTTGACTAAGCGTTCTAAACGGCGAGTTTCCTTGACCAAACGGTGATAAACTTCCGGATTCGGCACCAGGGTTCCGTCTTCGAGTTCTTCTAAATTACCGCGCACGATCGTTAATGGGGTTCGCAATTCGTGAGTGAGATCGCCGATTAATTCTCGGCGTCGCTGTTCGACATCTTGCAAACTCGCCGCCATGCGATTGAAGCTGGTACTAAAGCGATTCAGTTCGGGAATCTCGCTATTTGGCATTCGTTCTTCGAGGTTTCCCGCCGCAAATTTTTGGGTAATTTTTTCCATTTGCGTTAATGGTTGTACGATGCGTTGGGCCAGCCAATAGCTCAAAATTCCTGCGCCGGAAGTCCCGACAACTACAGACCAAAAGGTGCCTCGATTCCAGGCTGTTTCAAAGACATCGACGAGGGAAGTTCGGACGTAGCGCAAGTTAAATCCGCGTCCTTCGAGTTGTTCGAGATGAATCACGAATAAGCGCGGCGATGAGAGTTTCCCGGTAATGACGAGACTGCCAATACCGACGACTAGGACGAGTAAATGAGAGAAAAATAAGCGCGATCGCAAACCCATGAGGGATTTTAGCTTTTAGCTTTTAGCTTTTAGATTGAGTTATTGAGGGAATTGGGAATAGTTCAGGTTTCGTCTTCAAATTTATAACCGACACCGATCGCCGTTTTAATAAACGTCGGATTCGCGGGGTCGGGTTCGATTTTTTTGCGTAATCTCGCTACATGAGTATCGACCACTCGTTCGTCTCCAAAAAAGTCGTCACCCCAGAGTTTTTCGATTAGTTGCGATCGCGTCCACACCCGCCCGGGATAACTCAAAAACGTACTTAATAAATTAAACTCTAACGCCGTTAAATCTAACGGTTGCGATTCCTCGTCCGAGACGTGGCGTGTGGCGCTGCGGCGATCGAGATCGACGGTAAAATGACGGGTTTGATAGAGCTGACTTTGACCGCCTTGACGCAAACTGCGCCGCAACAGGGCGCGGACGCGGGCGACCAACTCCCGACGGCTGAAGGGTTTGACGAGATAATCATCGGCGCCTGTAGATAAACCGATGACGCGATCGATTTCCTCACCTCGGGCGGTCAACATGAGGATGTAGGGGTCTTTCGGTCCGGGTTGCTGGCGGATGCGGGCGCAGACTTCGAGTCCGTCGAGACCGGGTAACATTAAATCGAGAACGATTAAATCCGGTTTTTGCGCTTGGAAAATTTGCAACGCCGCCAGACCGTCGCGACAGGTTTCACAGGTGAACCCCTCTGCTTCCAGGGCCCGGCGGATAATTTGAGCGATTTCCGCTTCATCTTCGACGATGAGGATTTGCATCGGTTCGAGACTCCCGATTTCCGGATTTTGGCGTTAGCTGACTGGGGTCGGCGTTTCTTCTCCAGAAGAGATCGCCGGAACACGATCGCCTGGTTCTTGCTGAGTTTTGTCCGGTTCGCGATAGACCGCCAAATCGAACCAGAAGGTTGTCCCTACGCTGACCTCGCTGACTAAATAGACTTGGGTATGGTGTTTTTCGATAATATTTTTAACGATGGACAATCCCAACCCCGTTCCTTCGAGAGTATGCACGCGGTTTTCGACCCGGGAGAAGCGATCGAAAATAATTTCTTGATCTTCGATATCGATTCCGATTCCCGTATCCCCGACTTCGATGCGGACCCGTTCCGGAGTGTCGCCGCCTTCCGGGGTCAGGGAACATCGGGGATTGGGGATCCAGTGTTCCCGTTCCCAGCGACCGTGAACGCGATCGCCCGTGTCGAGTAAATAGGCGCGAAGCGCTACTTTGCCGCCCGTTTCCGTAAATTTGAGGGCATTCCCTACCAAATTTGCGAAGACTTGCAATAAAAGATCGTAATTGCCCACCACGGGGGGCAGGTCGGACTCGATATCTTGGATCAGTTCGATGCCCTTATCTTTAGCATTGAGCTGGTAGGTTCGTAAGGTTTGCTCGATCGGTTGGGCGATATCGACCGCCTCGAAGTGGTACACCCGGCACGATTCCAAGCGCGAGAGGTCGAGAA from Oxynema aestuarii AP17 harbors:
- a CDS encoding sulfotransferase family protein, with the protein product MTLPNFIIIGVQKAATTSIYDYLKQHPQIYMSPVKETSFLEKNWDVEAIAPDIKYKKVLTLESFEDQFRDVTTETAIGTTSPNCHFLYETAADRILKYTPNAKLILILRNPIDRAYSDHLMHIRDAIDDKTLDDRLNSPSSFIIRKGFYAEQLQHYRDRFPSEQIKVFLHDDLRKNTIEFMQELYRFLEVDPNFIPDTTKKAQVSQVPKSKKLNRVLRNSETIAAPILPILKRLFPFKLREGLRSLKSKLLALNTENKKPQLSEEHRQRLRDLYREDILKLQALIERDLSHWLS
- a CDS encoding pentapeptide repeat-containing protein, whose amino-acid sequence is MTITSASPAFPSAIAFLESPPERRWQTLKQLGLARYDFLIEMPKTETNIACVKRFFKGRKRVKFPDLSHTDLSGLTLDRTNLIRGNLSGANLTKTRLIEADLLFANFTRANLTDANLSGATLNETIWTEAIVFGCHFGAGIGLSETQRQDLVNRGAIFGGSEGNDLDTK
- a CDS encoding sensor histidine kinase, with the translated sequence MGLRSRLFFSHLLVLVVGIGSLVITGKLSSPRLFVIHLEQLEGRGFNLRYVRTSLVDVFETAWNRGTFWSVVVGTSGAGILSYWLAQRIVQPLTQMEKITQKFAAGNLEERMPNSEIPELNRFSTSFNRMAASLQDVEQRRRELIGDLTHELRTPLTIVRGNLEELEDGTLVPNPEVYHRLVKETRRLERLVNDLQELSKAEAGYLPIDIQRLNVRPLLENLVAKFADQLLENGPQLVLDCPSPLPLVLADGDRLEQVLVNLLGNALRHTASGSITVRAWGDRRSLWIEVSDTGSGIAPEDLPHVFDRFWRAKGGRGTGTGIGLAISRRLVELQGGQIQVKSQLGEGTTFRFSLPLA
- a CDS encoding response regulator transcription factor; the encoded protein is MQILIVEDEAEIAQIIRRALEAEGFTCETCRDGLAALQIFQAQKPDLIVLDLMLPGLDGLEVCARIRQQPGPKDPYILMLTARGEEIDRVIGLSTGADDYLVKPFSRRELVARVRALLRRSLRQGGQSQLYQTRHFTVDLDRRSATRHVSDEESQPLDLTALEFNLLSTFLSYPGRVWTRSQLIEKLWGDDFFGDERVVDTHVARLRKKIEPDPANPTFIKTAIGVGYKFEDET